GCCATCATAAATCAGTCATCCGTGAGTTGACAGTGTGCGAGCCTCATGCAGAACGCATACTAAGCAATGTGATCGTCATTCAACTCCCCCTCAGCGTTCAACACTTCCCTCGTTGATTTCGCAACAGACTCAGAATCCCATCGGCAAATTTTTCCGGAGCCTCTTGAGGCACGTTATGGCCAACGCCCTTGAGGATCTCCCGGCGATACGGGCCGATAAAATGACGAGCAAATGGATCGTCCCTGGCAGGTGGATCGACCGCATCAGCGCCGCCCTCCAGAACCAACGAAGGCACAGCGATCTTTGGTTGCGCAGCAAGCCGCGCCTCTATGTTCCGATAGGCTGGATCGCCTTCAACCAATCCGAAACGATGACGATACGAATGTATTACCACCTCAACAAAGTCGTCGTTTTCAAACGCTGCGGCGGTCGTATCAAAGGTCTCCTGGGAAAATCCCCAGGTTGGCGACCACATGCGCCAGAGCAAATGGCAGAACGCCTCTCTGTTCGAGATCAATCCAGCGCGACCACGGCTACCGTGCAGGTAGTACTGGTACCAGAGCAGGTGCTCAGCTTCGGGTGAATCGGGCTTATGCGCTTGAGCGATATTTTGAATGCTGTAGCCACCGCAGCTGATCAAACCGCTGACCCGTTCGGGCCATAGCGCGGCGACAATACAAGCTCCCCTTCCGCCCCAGTCATACCCCGCGAGCAGCGCTTTTTCGATCTTCAGCGCGTCGAGAAACGCCAACAGGTCGGCGCCCTATTGCCGCCTGTTCTCCAGAGCGCATTGTCTGCTTGTCCAGGAACCTGGTTTGGCCATAACCACGAAGAAAGGGTGTGAGACACCGCTTTCCGGCTGAGGCAAGGATGTTGGCGACATCATCGTAGGCATGTGCGTCATAGGGGAAGCCGTGGAGCAACACGATGGGAGGTCCGTCTGCCGGTCCGATCTCCAGATAAGCGATTTCCAGAACACCGGTTTTAACAGTTTTCATGATTTCCACCCCACATAGCGTGCACTGACGGCAAATGCCTTGACACTAAATGTAGTGACCGCTATAGAATACAGATAAATACGTAGCGATCGCTATTTAATAGCTTTCCCGTTATTCAACCTCGATCAAACCAGGAGTAACCCCTATGAGTCATCCAACCTACGTAGAAGACTACAACGCCATCGTCGCGGTGCTGAACCACTACAACGAAGGTGGCAAGCAAGCCAAAAGCAGCCTGATGAAACCTGCCTTCAGCGAGCAGGCCACCATCTTTGGTGTAGACGGCGAAGGCAAGCTGACCGGAGGCCCCATCCAGGGTCTGTTCGACATTATCGACACTGCCTTTCGTCCTTCGCCGCAAGCCAAAGGTGCCATCGTCAACGTCGATATTGTAGGTACCGCTGCCAGTGCACGTATCGATACCAATGACATTTCCGGCTTCTGCTTTACCGATTTCTTCAACCTGCTCAAGGTTGACGGAAAGTGGACAGTCATCAGCAAGATCTACCACACCCACGTTGCTCCTTGACCCATCCGCTTGGCAGGCGCACCAACGGACCTCGACCTGGAATCGTTCATTGTCGGCCGGCTTGAGAACCTCCAGCTTTACCTGAACCCAGCTACCATGGCATAAACCCGCCCTGCCCCGCCCCCAGCAATGGGCGCGGGGATTCATTTCTTCTGGAGTTGCGATGCACGACCACATTGCCGAAGTGCCGCTTGAAAAAGCCTATCGACTGATCAACCACGGCCCGACCGTGTTGGTGTCCGCTCAACATGTCGGGACCCGAAATGTGATGGCCGCCGCGTGGGCCTGTGCATTGGACTTTTCACCGCCCAAAGTCACCGTGGTGCTGGACAAGATCACCAACACCCGCGAGCTCGTAGAGCGCAGCGGCCTGTTCGTGATTCAGGTGCCGACCGTGGCCCAGCTGCAACTGACCCATGACGTCGGCAGCGTCAGCCTGAAGGAAGCCCCCCGCAAGCTGGCTGACGCCGGCGCCGAGCTGTTCAGCATCAGCGGCCATGACCTGCCGTTCGTGGCGGGCTGCTCGGCTTGGCTTGCGTGCAAGCTGCTGCCCGAACCGCACAACCAGACGACCTATGACCTGTTTATCGGCGAGGTTGTCGGCGCCTGGGCCGATACACGCGTATTCAGCGATGGGCATTGGCACTTTGAGCGCGCCCACCCGGACTTGAGGAGCCTGCACTACATCGCAGGTGGCCACTTCTACGCGATCGGCGAAGCGCTGGACGCCGTCACACAGCAAGACGCCTGAGCGTTCGCCATCGACTGCACGATGATCACGACGCGCTTGGCCGAGGGTGTTGCACCCATGCGTAGGCCGGGTGATTTCAACGGTTACGGCTTACCAATCCTGACGGGTCGGCGAAATGATCAGGTCGTTGACGGTGACGTTTTCAGGCTGATTCAGTGCATACACCACTGCGCGACCAATATCGTCCGGCGAGATCGCGATTTTGTTCAGCGCTTGAGCCGCTTTACGGCCTGCCGGGTCGGTGACTTTATCGGCCCAACCGGTGTTGATCACACCCGGGCTGACCGTGTTGACACGAATGCCGTGCTGCACGCCCAGCTCTTTGCGCATCGACTCGGTCATGGCTTGCACAAAGAACTTGGTGGCACTGTAGATGCCCGCAGCAGGCCCGACCTGATGACCAGCGACCGAATCCATATTCAGGATCTGGCCCGATTTCTGTTTGAGCATGAACGGCAACACCGCTGCGATACCATGCAGGTAGCCTTTGATGTTCACGTTGACCATCTTTTCCCAGTCATCGGTGGCCAGGTCGACCCAATTGGAAAACAGCATCAAGCCGGCATTGTTGATCAGGATATCCACCGAACCAAACGTGCCCTGGGCAAATTGAGCGAGCGCTTTCATATCCTCAGGATTGGTCACATCGCTGACGCGACCTGCTGCTTCACCGCCCCGGCCTTTCAACTCGCTGACGATGGCATCCAGGCCTTGCTGATCCAGGGCTGCTGCGACGATTCGAACGCCTTTTTCGGACAAGGCACGTGCCGACGCAGCGCCCAGGCCGGACGATGCGCCAGTGATGATCGCGGTTTTATTCTGCAGATAATTCATGGGCGTTCCTTCGTTAGTGACTGCCCGAATTGACGGGCAGTTGTGGTGGGTCTCGCGGGTGTAAGCCGGGATCAGTAGTTGCCGACGGGCCAATCGGTGTAGCCCTTCGCGCCACCGCCGTAATACGAATCGCGCGGTGCGATGGTCAGCTCGGCACCACGACGCAGGCGCTCAACCAGGTCCGGGTTGGAAATGAACAGGCGGCCAAACGCGACGGCGTCGATCTTGCCCTGGGCGCGGCGTTCAATGGCCATGTCCAGGTCGTAGTTGTTGTTGCCGATGAAGGGCCCGTTGAACTGCGCACTCAAAGCGTCCATGTCCACGCCTTCGGGCACTTCACGCGAGGTGGCAGTCGCGCCCTCAACGAAGTGCAGATAAGCCAGGTCGAAGGCGTTCAACTGTTGGATCAGGTAGCCGTACATCGCCATCACATTGCTGTCGGGCGGCGTGTTGCCTGCATCAGGCGTCACGGGCGACAAACGGACGCCAACGCGGTCATTGCCCCAGATCTTGACGATTGCTTCGGTCACTTCCAGGGTCAGGCGCGCGCGGTTCTCGATGGAACCGCCGTACGAGTCGGTGCGATGGTTGGTCGAGTCCCGCAGGAACTGATCCAGCAGGTAGCTGTTGGCCGAGTGGACCTCTACACCATCAAAACCGGCGCGCTTGGCATTTTCGGCAGCCCGCTTGTATTGCTCGATGATCCCCGGGATCTCATCGGTTTCAAGTGCCCGAGGCATCGACACCGGGACGAAGCCGTGGGTGGTGTAGGTGTCGCCTTCAGCCTTGATCGCTGAAGGTGCGACCGGTGCGGCACCGTCGGGTTGCAGCTCGACACTGGAGAACCGCCCCACATGCCATAGCTGGCTGACGATCTTGCCGCCGGCGGCATGCACGGCATCCGTGACTTTCTTCCAACCGGCAACCTGCTCTTCGCTCCAGATGCCAGGTGTGGCCGCATAACCGCGCCCCTGCGCAGAGATATTGGTGGCTTCAGCAACAATCAGGCCGGCCGTGGCGCGTTGGGCGTAATACTCGGCGTGCAGCTCGTTGGGAACACCGTCTTCGGCGTAGCGGCTACGGGTGACAGGTGCCATCAAAATACGGTTGGCGAGTTTGATTGCGCCCAGGTTGATGGGGCTGAATAAGTCAGTTCGTGTGGTGTTGTCTGTCATGATAAACTCTCTTATTAGACCGGTCGTCTAGTAAGTTGATAAAAATAGCTACAACAAAAGTCGCTTTGCCAGAATGCCGCCACTCTAAATATAAATAGACCGGTCGTCTACTAAAATCCGAAATGGTTACGCTTTCTACGATCAGCGGCAAATGCCCCGTTGAAGTCCGAAAAGTCTGTTTTGTGTATCATTGGCGCAGACATGCTGGTCTAGCGATACGACCCAAGGTGCTGCACTCGATGACTGAACCCACTCCACTCTCTGCTCCCCGCGCAAAAGGACGCCCCCGCGCGTTCGACCGCGACCAGGCGCTGCTGCAGGCCCTGGCAGTGTTCTGGAAGCGTGGCTACGAGCCGGCCTCTGTGACGCAACTGTGT
This genomic stretch from Pseudomonas orientalis harbors:
- a CDS encoding nuclear transport factor 2 family protein; the encoded protein is MSHPTYVEDYNAIVAVLNHYNEGGKQAKSSLMKPAFSEQATIFGVDGEGKLTGGPIQGLFDIIDTAFRPSPQAKGAIVNVDIVGTAASARIDTNDISGFCFTDFFNLLKVDGKWTVISKIYHTHVAP
- a CDS encoding flavin reductase family protein, translated to MHDHIAEVPLEKAYRLINHGPTVLVSAQHVGTRNVMAAAWACALDFSPPKVTVVLDKITNTRELVERSGLFVIQVPTVAQLQLTHDVGSVSLKEAPRKLADAGAELFSISGHDLPFVAGCSAWLACKLLPEPHNQTTYDLFIGEVVGAWADTRVFSDGHWHFERAHPDLRSLHYIAGGHFYAIGEALDAVTQQDA
- a CDS encoding SDR family oxidoreductase; translation: MNYLQNKTAIITGASSGLGAASARALSEKGVRIVAAALDQQGLDAIVSELKGRGGEAAGRVSDVTNPEDMKALAQFAQGTFGSVDILINNAGLMLFSNWVDLATDDWEKMVNVNIKGYLHGIAAVLPFMLKQKSGQILNMDSVAGHQVGPAAGIYSATKFFVQAMTESMRKELGVQHGIRVNTVSPGVINTGWADKVTDPAGRKAAQALNKIAISPDDIGRAVVYALNQPENVTVNDLIISPTRQDW
- a CDS encoding alkene reductase, with translation MTDNTTRTDLFSPINLGAIKLANRILMAPVTRSRYAEDGVPNELHAEYYAQRATAGLIVAEATNISAQGRGYAATPGIWSEEQVAGWKKVTDAVHAAGGKIVSQLWHVGRFSSVELQPDGAAPVAPSAIKAEGDTYTTHGFVPVSMPRALETDEIPGIIEQYKRAAENAKRAGFDGVEVHSANSYLLDQFLRDSTNHRTDSYGGSIENRARLTLEVTEAIVKIWGNDRVGVRLSPVTPDAGNTPPDSNVMAMYGYLIQQLNAFDLAYLHFVEGATATSREVPEGVDMDALSAQFNGPFIGNNNYDLDMAIERRAQGKIDAVAFGRLFISNPDLVERLRRGAELTIAPRDSYYGGGAKGYTDWPVGNY